The following DNA comes from Cyprinus carpio isolate SPL01 chromosome A4, ASM1834038v1, whole genome shotgun sequence.
aaacctcataattttcaaaaaaatctattatttaatatacattacataaatatattttatatactgataaaataaaaatgctatagaTATATAAAGTAAACCTTTTTATAGTTTGAGACCTTGtgaattacaaataattattgaactgaattaattgaaaatTGATCAATACTTCTCTGTAATTAGTTGAAATTGAATTTTGCCACGTTTTGCCAAATATTCCAGATAAACCTGTCCTTATGCAACACTTAAAACCAAAACAGTTTCTGACCTTACACTAGCAAAATTAGTTGGTGAAAATGGTTAACCAACATGATCTTGCTGGTTGAACTAGTCAATAACCCTCTTTCAGACACCAGCATCCAAAAGCAGGCCATCCCAGATGTTAAACTGAACACAAGCCTAGGTAAACaataaacactttttcacactttttttccccttcagtgTGGCAGTATTTGGCTTATACGTTGTGTGCATGGTCGAGCAGGACACAAAATTAATTAGAACAATTATCCTCTCTGGAAAAAGTTTAGTCAACATTCAAATCAAATTCTATCAGCCTGGCTGAAGATgtttgcttctctttttttccccccacatcaTGGCGTTGAACGGAAGAAcggtatttatattttatatgcccCTTTTTAATGTGATGCTACATGCAGGTTGCCAGGTGGTGTGGAGGTGTACAGGTGTGCATAATTCATagcttttttctctcttatttttctCTGTGGAGATGGAAGCGGTGGATGGAGTCATGTAGCCCACAGAAAGTCCAGAAAGCATGACTCCTGCAATAGTCCAACATCTTTAAAAGAGCTACACAGTTTAACATGTGCATGCTTATTTGTGTTTGAGTGACTCCCGAAGCATTCAAACACACTGAAAGGTAGACTTCTCAATAATACGTTCAACCATCagtgctaataaaaaaaatccctcgTTCCCTTTGTTGTACTCATCTTGTTCCTTCAGAATTGCATGGCCTATTTTGTGTGTGACCTcgatatttcattcaaaaaggtGAACTGTGGACTATTTGGGTGTTTTTATAAAAGCCTATGACCTTTTAATGCACTCTGAGACCATGCACAGTTctctttatttcattctttcttaaTACGTCTATATTATCATTTAGTTAAGTAATTttttagtctggagccctgttgTTGAGGGTAGGTTATATTTTCATAACATACGAGTCATTTGCTCGTGAATCAGGAACTGTGCTCATGCACTCtttgctgtttatttgttttttacgtTTGTCCCGAGGACAACTCAACAGAAAGACGTGTTTTGACTTTTCAAAGTAAGATGGTGATGGTGCTTTGAGACTATTTTGGTCAAAAATGTCTAGATGTTTGTTTACCTGAAATAGAGTCGTTCACGAGCTGCaggtgttcatcttcagaaagtcCTTCCTCAGTTGCTGCAATAAAAGATaggatgcatttacatttacagggTTTTGCATTACCAGTTTTGCCTGGTAAATCGACATAAaatcctaaatatatatatatatatatatatatatatatataagctatatattTGGCATGGAGTACCATtatcaaaatttacattttcaacgGGGTCATGCGCCAGCCGAGCAACTGCCACTGAGATGAATGAGAATAGCTTTCTTCGGGTATTAAAGACCTCCTTGATGTAGGTAGCAGACAGCTATGGGAGCTCataacttctctctctctttctcttttcatgCTCGCAGAAGTTTGTGTGGGAGGCAGCCTGCCTTGTATTTACCCAGTCAGTCAGGAGCCTACGCAGGAACATCGGAGAGAAAATGCCACACTTTGCTATGGTTCCATCTTCTGATCATAAAGGGAGCGGGAGTGAGCCTCTTCAGCTACTTTGACTTCCCTGATTACTGCATGCCACCATGTTTTTATAGCATACTGAGAGATTTATGCTTTCTGTTATGgaggttttatttataatgcttgattttaagtattttattttcaggcataaaaatgagaaatgatcaTAACTGAAGCATCTTATGCACAGCACTAGAACAACTTATAGCTTGCCCATCATGAAAGTATGGAATTATGTGTTTTCTTACgccaactgcaaaaataaataaacaataatgcatGCCTTTATGTTTTTTTGCTTCACTGGAACTCTCAGCCCACAGACAGAAACACTTAATAATCCACAAAACACTCACATCCTAGGGTCAGAACCATTTTGTGCAGGTTgcaattatatgtgtgtgtgtatatatatatatatatatatatatatatatataagctataagGCTATATGAGTTTATTTATAGTACATGGAAAAGGTTAATAAGCATTACATATTTTCTTTGTTATAAACAGAAAGCCTTTTTGACATCACAATTCAGCACCGAACTCAAAACCTATATATAGCCTAAACCGACTAATGAATTATGTATATGACAATACCTGAAAATACATCCAACACAAGACGCCAATGAAGTGGAGAATCTCAGATTTTACACTTCGCGTTTGAACCCTCGGTGCTCCCGTAGTTTGGAGTACGGAAGCATCATGGACATCGTGAACCCAAAAACTCGTTGTCATAAACAAATGTAAGAATAATTCGGTGtgcatatgctattttttttttaacaaaagagaATTGAATTACAAAAGCCAGTTGTTAGTACTCCTACTTTGAAGTGTTATCGCGATATTTTAATGCCTTTTTAGAGTGTTTCCAGTGATAAAGTTGGGAGTGTCTGGTCTGTGCTGTTTATGTGGCAGTTTCACATCTGATATCTACTAATCCTGAACTTTGACACTCGTGCTGTATTGAACAGGATCGGTCAACATATATCTGTTATGGATACAtcgttgtcaaaaaaaaaaaataatcgtgTTAGcgtttaattttgcatttattatgcatgtgtgtgtgtatatatatatatatatatatatatatatatatatatatatatatatatatatatatatatatatatctgtatatacgtatatatacacacgtgtgtgtgtttactatCACAGAAAGCTATACTATGCTACTATGCCATTGTTTGTTTACAGATTCCAAATGACAAAAATCCTTCTTCTTTGTAGATGTCAAGACAAGATGATAATTCAGTTTTCTGAGCTCACATGCAtgattaatatgtaaattatatgattGCATGATTAAGATATCAGTcatatgatgtgtttttgtaattgcaTCACTGACTAACAACTCTTTGTCCTATTATTGATTTTAGTGGAATGCATCAACATTATCTTTCCTAGTCTTGGAGGAGTGAGGTCTGATCCTCTGTGATTATACTCAGAAATGTCAGGCCAAGAGGAGTCGGACAAGGGTGTGGACATGTGGTCCTCCCTCCGCTGTCTGGGGTATCTCTCCAGCTTCAACCTGCTGGTAGCCGTGTGCTTGGGAATGTACGTACGGTGGGAACAGACTGCAGAGTCCATGATTCTGGTCATCTTCATCTTGGGATTGTTCGTTTCGGCCATAGCCTGTATCCTCTACTACTACTTTTCAATGGAGTCCGCCAGTTTAAGTCTCTTCCACCTGTGGTTTGGCTTCCTGCAGGGACTCCTGTGCTTCCTGAACAGCCAGTCTCTGGAGAACGACATAAAGGAGCAGGTCACAAACTACCTGTTGCTCGCTAGCTTAGCCATTCGGACGCTCTGGGCCCTAACAGAACGCTTGTGCAGTAGCGCTACGAATAAACCAGTCGTACTCACCTCGTCCGAGCTTTTAGAGCTCCTGGGATTTGGTGTTGCAAGCATCAGCTTGGTTTTCTACAAATCACTGGCTACGATTGCTCTGATGTTCGCGTTAACGGCCCTCATCGTGGACCTTCGCATGAAGTCGCCCTTGGCTCTCCCTAATCTAGCCTGTTTTGCTGTAATCACCGCTGTTACCTTCTTCCAGTCCTTGGAGATCCAAGCAAACCCCTTCGCGCTCAGCTGCTACCTGGGCCGGCTTATCTGCGAGCCTCTTCTAGACGTGTACTTCAGCAGCTTTTCGGCTACAGAACGCTGGAAGCAGTTTCTCTCAGCCGGTCGTCTGTGGAGGAGATTTTCTCTGTTCCCATTGGCACTTGTTGAGTTGGCATTCTTTGTGCTCTGTGCCTTTAAGCTGGGTAACCTGGATGTTTGGTACCTGGTCATCCCTGGCTTCTGCGTCTTTGGCCTCTTGTGGATCCTGTGCCACATGGTGTTCCTTGTCACGCTATGGTGCTTTCACACCAAACTAAGCGAGTGTCAGAAGACGTGGGCGGCCCAGCGCTCGCAAACGCTCAGTTTGGACAGGATCATGGCCTCCAGGGGCATGCGTCATTTCTGCCTCATTTCCGAACGTCTGGTCCTCTTTTGCCTGATGTCCACCATCATACTAGGGGCCGTCTCATGGCAGGTAAAGCATGTTGATTAATGCTTTCAGAATCATTTCGATCTATCTAGATGAATCATGTTTAACAATACTTgacattaacaacataaaacatcatttacttcccctcatgtcattccaaacctgtatggcattctttcttctatggaacacaaatgaagatactCTGAAGAATGTGTCAGCTGGTTTTaaccatacaataaaagtcaatgtaATCAAAAtagtttgattaccaacattcttcaaaataccttcttttgcaTTCTGCAGAACAAAGTCAGTCATGCAAGTTTAGAATGacgagtaaatgataacaaaaattatgtaatatttttgttgaagtattcttttgacatatttaaaacacTATATGCCATAATAACTTATCTACACCAAAGATGCATAATGTTAAATGGGGACAACATAATAAACCAGCCATCAGGCCTTGGGCAGAAGTGCTTAATCTAACCTTTATAGTAATTCTCTTGAGATTTAATGTTAAGATATGAATGCTGCAATGAGTCATTAGAAGCACTTCCGACTTTGCTAATGTTATTCAGCGTGTAAagcaaatgcagtgtttaattttttataataaatgaattttgttttgttttaagtcatttattttataattttttttgccagtGAAAATAGTATGCTGGTGAGTCAGAGGTATATTCAGGCTGTAGTACACTAGATTAAAATGAACAGGCCTGAGAACAAAAGTAACACTACTAGCATACTACTCACTTAAGACTGCAGATCGTGCactatttttaaagcaaattgtaTGTATGTAGCATACACTAGAAAAGTGtagaatttaaatttagatttacgTGACATCATCACATAGCGTGTTTAATTTAGCTTGTGGCATCTGGCAAACTGATCAAATAATGAGTTGAGAAACAGATGGTAAAATGGTAGCTTTTATGGTAGTCTTTTATCCAATATGACTTCGCGTTCAAGTTATGTATTTTATCTGTATGTGAGCTTGCTGAGAGTTGAAACTTTGACCATAGTGTTTCTAACGCCATGCAACATGAGCTACAAGATCTAGAACACTAAAAAATGAAGATCAAATTGAGCAAATATCAATGTAGAAATTAATCTAAATTGCAAGTAGAGTAGAATGCAAGTACGCTATTGCCAGCATAGCctcttttattgtaattttttttatcatttgcataCATCAAGATGTGTATAATATCAATCTTTTCAAACTCTGCCATGAAGTtagagtgtgtttgtttggatgAACTTCAGAGTTGTTGATCACCGAGGGTTCCTCTCCACAGGTCACTAATGGACTCTTCATGAGTGTGTTTTTAGTGGTACTGCCACTGGAGTCTCTGGCTCATGGACTCTTCCATGAACTGGGCGACTGCTTGGGAGGCACCTGCGTTGGGTATGCGGTGGTAATTCCCACTTGCTACAGCAGGTAACTGCACATGTACATAAACACAACAGTGATATGGCATTCAAAGGCATTTTCTGACATGCTTGTTCACATGGTCACAAGTACATTGATAGAAATCAACAACCTTGCAGAAAGCTTctcatttatgttttatataacaaACATGAATACCCAAGAAACTAGTTTTCTTATTAATCATATTTCTTAGAATCAGTTCACATGCATTTACAAGTATTCATCTAGCAGAAGCTAAAAGTGACTTACAActgaaaaaacatttgtaatttatCATAGAGGAATAATATTAGCAGCAATGCAAGACTGTACTTCAAGCCCAATTCAGTTTCAGAGAAAATCCATATAAGCTTAATATCTGTACCCACggcaaaagtatatttatatattaaatatttagtgttAAGTGGGCCATGGTCTACACTTGCATAGCATTTTTCCTAATGTCCacttataatgattataatattttgttgcagtaaaaacagttttaCATGACTTATTTCCATCCTTTCTCTGACCCTTATAATTAAACAGTTTTTCCTACTCTAGCTTTAAGACTTTGACAGTATATGCAAATGACTTCTATTTTAATTGGCCTTTATTTACCAGTATAGTTCACACCGATGTTCAGCACATCAGGTCATGTTGCTGAATACTGAACAGCTTTTGATTTTTGAATCTGGCCATGGTTGTGATTTCACTATGATGATGAAGTAAtttaaaacagcttgttttgtatGTGTAGCTAAATCAGGAGGATGATTAATAATCATGATTACACTATCAAGGGATCTGCTGCCCCACTCTTGCTCATTTCGAATGTGCATCTTGATCAGTCATTTTAtaagtgtccaaaaaaaaaaggatgcacaACCACCCCGGATTGGATCTTATGAACACACGTTAGCATTAAATAAACTCATAGCCTTTAATAAACTTGGTATATTGTTGGTCCCGTTGGGAAAAGAATGTGCCATGCATACAGAGAGTGCGCGAGGGTGGGGTACAGGGCAGGTCTCTGATTATGATGTCGATTAGGATGCAGCTCCACAGCCACTTCATGCTCAATATTCCAGCACTCTTGGTGAAAGGGCTCTGCATGAAGCGTGTGCATGAGGGGAATGTAGCAAGGTGCAATCTTCCATCTGATGGGTACAGATCATGTTTTTACCATGACGAGGGCCTCTTGGGAAgatgagagggagggagggaggagagagaaatGCTCAGGTCGACAGGCTGGCCTTCACCAGCAAGAGCTAGTTTTCATTCTTAGCAGATGCTGTGTGGTACCatttactttcacatttaaaagGAATGCACTCTGGCCATCATCCAAATTTTCAGATGGTTCACCCAGAAagcattttaatactttatataaacTGTGAACAATTTATTAGtccttttaattaaaaatcttgtTTATCTGTTCTGATAGATGCCTTGTGGCTAGTAAACTTCTTGTGAAATGTCATTTCAGCTAAAATTTTGCCTTTGGtcatgatattatttttaaaatgttgtgtttggGAACGAGAGGCATTGAACCAGGGATGGGttgagcaggaaaaaaaaaggatttgaagCGATAGAGAAATGCAAACAGGAAAGCTACGAGattgagagagaaggaaagaatcCTGACAAACGTCATTTCCGCTTGAATGGCTCAGCACCTGCCTGGGTAGTTTTCATGGGTCACTGTGCCTTAGACTTGCCATTTCAGTTTTCAGCAAGCATGGGAAATAATCTTTTAACACTGCCACCACAAAGAGTTGGTCTTGGTTTTATAATCACAATCTTTGGGAAGCAATGGTATGGGGGGATCATAATGGTCTTGGTTGTTAATTGTCCATTTGTTATTAGCGAGTGTTCTGGGTGATATTTACAGCTGAAGCTTTGCCATGCTCTTTTAGATAGGCAGAAACGGGTTAGGTTGACCCTGCGAGAAGCTGCAGAACTACTTGCATTTTTCAAAAGGATTAACGTCATGCTTACTATGGCCTTTCTCCTTTTCTTTGTACCTTTTCCTGCATCTTACATTTTCAAGACCTTTTTcaattcaaaaaattattttttttgtacatgggTTAGTGTTCACTCAGAAGGTCAAGGTGACCCAGTTGGCAATTCAGAAGCATCAGCCTCTCTTGCACATTTCACCCATCATTTTATCCTCTTTTTCTCGATGTGATGCAGTGCGGATGGACAGCCATTGCTTTTGCCTCCGGGGCAAGCCCAGGAACTGCACTCCACAGCTACTTTGAACGCTGTGCAGCGACTCTTCTCCCATCATCTCATCCAGACCTTCGGGTGTGACTACTCCACCAGTCTAAGCCTAGACACTCTGCAGGCCAAACTGCGCTCTTTTCTGGAGCTCTGCACTACAGAAGGCCCACGGCATGACACCTACATCCTCTACTACAGTGGCCACACACTTCCCAGTGGAGACTGGATTCTGGCAGGTAAGAGCTGGATAGCAGGTGCAATTGGTAGGGCAGGAATTATCAAAATTAACTGAAAGTTAAGGTTGTGAATTGGAGGAtgtataggtgttttttttttttattgaaacatgGATGAAGACCCAAACTCAGTTTATTTCCGTATATCATATACCAGTTGGTAGTTATTTATATCATTGGTCCCTAAATGCCAAAATCAATATTGCTTTTCCAGGTCTTTGTAAAAAAGATCAAGgcatgaatacttttattttgacttgGCTTTAGCAATTTATCATTCTGAAAGCTCTCCAAACTGTAACGATATATCTTGGTACCATTGTTCCACCATGCTTTATCttcctgcctgtgtgtgtgtcctgtaacTCAGTGAGGTATTAATCCTTATGAGCGATATGGGATGTCACAGCCTCTGTCATACTGTTTGATCAGACCAGGGTGGGTGAGAAACAGCCAGGAATCCTCATTCAGTTTTTGAACAAGAAACTTGCCGAATGTTATTCGCAGTCTTACCCGCAGCATGGCAAACTGTCAGATTTTGTACACCTTTTCGGTGTTGCTCGCACCGTCTCTCTCCATTTCCCCTGCAGCAACAGTCCATCACATCTTGTCAGCACTTTCTGTAATTGTGAATGGGAATTTCTTTACTGAATTCAAGCTGGTGCAATGATGATTGAATAGTCTTGTTGTTTGAACTAGTCTAAAGTTGACAACGCCTTGGTAGTAAATGACCAAATGTCTGGTACTGTTATTCTGGTAACTGGTCAAGAAGCACCTACTTTTCCCATTGATTGACAACCTTTCTTGTCCACAGGTGGTGACTGCTTGCGTCTACAACAGATCCTTGATATGTGGAAGGAACGGAACACCGGCTTCTCCTCCCGCCTCATCCTGGTCCTGGACACTGAGAATTCTGCACCATGGGTGAAGGCGGTACGAAAGGTGGAAAAGATGTATGTGGCAGTACAAGGAGCCAAGATGAGCCCTGTCCAGGATGCCGAAGCCCAGGATGCCCCTCGTTTGGGAGACTTCACTGCTGAGTGGGTGAAATACAACTGTGATCCTGACAGTGGCGTGCAGTGGTCAGAGAGGGGTCGGGTCATCTCAGCGATATACGGTGTGTCCAAACCCTGGAGTGACTATGCTCTCCATCTGCCCACTGGAAGCGATGTGGCCAAGCACTGGAAAACGCACTTCCCCAAGGCCACTTACCCATTGGTGGCTGTGGCGAACTGGTGCTGTGGACTCAACCTCCTGTGGCTGTGTAGTGTGTGTTTGCGCTGCATCAGGAGACTGAAACTTTCTTGGTTCCCTCCCAGCATACTAGACACGGGGCAGGGGATTAAACTAGTCCGATCATAGGTGACCAATTGGTTTGCTTCTACACAATGTATATACTTCACCATGTATCTTTTCTATGCAATTTTGGGATATCCTTTATTGAGTTAACTGTTCAGTTGCCTTTTACAAATTACTTTAATCAGTTATGGATAGGGAACATGGATCGTTCATTCCTGCTTCTAAAGATCTACTTTCTTCTAGAGTTTAGAGTCGCACCCAATTTTCAAATCAAACCAGAAGATCTTGATTAGAAGATTCGGGAATATTTGATATGAATTAGGGCTTATCCTTGCAGGAAGTTTGATCTTTAGGAACAGAATTGAGCCACATTGTCATACGACAGTTTCTTCTGTTTATCTATGTGCCCTGTATACACAATATAGCCACTGTCTTATCTCATTTACAATATTGAGACTGTCAGCACCAAGTGCCTTGTGTTAATTTATTACGTTTTAATCGGGTTTTCTAAGGATTTGGGTGAAATATGTGTATTGCAATGTAATTAGTCTCAGACAAAGTCAAGCAAGAAATCTTATTGTAcctttaaaatgttacttttttttgccAAGCTGTAGAGTGGGTCTGGTTTAGTTGTTTCTTCAAGACCTCTACAAAAGCCAATGTTTAAACCATATcatgctatattttattttgtattctctGTGGGGGTTTTGTGTTGAAGAGTTGATCTttattaactcttttttttttttttcttttttttttcaaaagaccAGCATCCTTTAATAAAGACTGTTTGGTAAGTAGATGTTCTAGCATGTGCAGATATACCTCTGTTTAGTGATGATTAGATAGGATAGCATGTTAAGGCACTACAGACTGTCCCATTGTCAAAATCATCACAGTGCTATGAAATGTTCACTTCCGAAAAACTCGCACAATGCAGTAAAAAGACTTTGTACTCTTTTCTATTTAAAGCCAAAAAATGTAGGTTGACTGCATAGAGCACTACACTTTTTGACAGTAAATGAAACCGAATGATTTTAGTTCTGATACGTTACAGTTGTTGAAATACCAATGACGTTTTAACACATACAATTGAGTCATCATTGTCCCAATGTCCCGACACTAGCCCCTTTACTATGCAAATAGGGAACAAGAGAAAGTAAAGAGATGCAGCACCTGAATCGGTTTTTATATATAGCTATAATGTACATATATAGCATTTCAGTTATGTGAAAACATGGCGTGTGATGTCatggaaacagtgattctgtGAGTTTGTTTATTCTTGTCCTTTAGAGAGTACGACCTGCGTTTCACTGCAGCTGAACACATCTCCCAGGCAACATTTTAAAGTCACTTTCTTGCATTTTATTAGTTCAGCACAGCAGGTGGGTGAACTACG
Coding sequences within:
- the LOC109074599 gene encoding transmembrane protein 168-A, translating into MSGQEESDKGVDMWSSLRCLGYLSSFNLLVAVCLGMYVRWEQTAESMILVIFILGLFVSAIACILYYYFSMESASLSLFHLWFGFLQGLLCFLNSQSLENDIKEQVTNYLLLASLAIRTLWALTERLCSSATNKPVVLTSSELLELLGFGVASISLVFYKSLATIALMFALTALIVDLRMKSPLALPNLACFAVITAVTFFQSLEIQANPFALSCYLGRLICEPLLDVYFSSFSATERWKQFLSAGRLWRRFSLFPLALVELAFFVLCAFKLGNLDVWYLVIPGFCVFGLLWILCHMVFLVTLWCFHTKLSECQKTWAAQRSQTLSLDRIMASRGMRHFCLISERLVLFCLMSTIILGAVSWQVTNGLFMSVFLVVLPLESLAHGLFHELGDCLGGTCVGYAVVIPTCYSSADGQPLLLPPGQAQELHSTATLNAVQRLFSHHLIQTFGCDYSTSLSLDTLQAKLRSFLELCTTEGPRHDTYILYYSGHTLPSGDWILAGGDCLRLQQILDMWKERNTGFSSRLILVLDTENSAPWVKAVRKVEKMYVAVQGAKMSPVQDAEAQDAPRLGDFTAEWVKYNCDPDSGVQWSERGRVISAIYGVSKPWSDYALHLPTGSDVAKHWKTHFPKATYPLVAVANWCCGLNLLWLCSVCLRCIRRLKLSWFPPSILDTGQGIKLVRS